Genomic DNA from Solanum dulcamara chromosome 4, daSolDulc1.2, whole genome shotgun sequence:
agaacTTTGTAGTCTTAAATTGTACATTATATCAAATATATCTACaatgttatttaattttgtagacttaaatatgttatatgaaaaattagaatTACGAAAttgctaaaaaagaaaaaaaaagatatctttttaaaaaacaaactaaaaaaaaagtagtacAAATAAATCGAAATGAAGCACTAGTTTTGTCCTGCTATAGAGGTAGATCTAGCATGTAATATACGAGTTTACaggaattcaatattttttattcaaatttgatacgcattttttaaaaaattcactcAGTActatcataaatataatttagataGCAAACCCCGTTATTATTGTATAtgcaaaaattcataaatttaaattttttcttctaattcaCATATATTGAAACGCGTAGggtgttattttattatttaaataccAAATAAtagaattaaaattttcattaaacaagttcaaatcattagtaaacatataaaaaaatcaagaatgttcaacatttattatatatataataaaatatattttaacaatGAAAATAAACATTATAATTTTCTTTCTAAATAAATTCAGATACACCCCCTCGATCTTACCAAACTCCGTCCTACGATTACTATATATTATTCTACTAAGGAATCTTTTACTACTTGTAATATTAAAATCGTATCTTTCCTCTTCTTTGCTCCATTGAAGCACCAActttcttcttctatttttttttctctaagaAGATGGCTGATTTTGGGAACAAtctcttaaaaaatataatacgaACTAGTAAGTTTAGATCGATTAGTTttatttaatgtatatatattattatatatatatatatatatatatatatatatattgatttttctaaatattttaccgtttactttttatattttgaattaattctattttttaaatCGGGTCTTATGACAGTTGTTATGGCTCCAGTATATACTACAGCTGGTTATATTGCATACAGAACTGGACGTTGGTACATTTcctcttttctttgattttgctGGTTATATTTGCAGTTTATCGAGTAcatgatttaaatattaaaaaaagaaattggaGATCGAAAATTATAATGGAGGGTTAGAAGATAGTTGAGTATTATCtagtttcttgatatatttttttttaaaaaaaattattgtcttatatgtttatgttgttattgttataacTTAATTTGATCTTTATGTAATTATTAGTTGCTTTATTGgtcaaataatgataaaaataaccTTATGTTTAGAAGTGAGTTCAAAATTGctcatatttttaaataaattttaatccttttaagtttattagtataaaaatatttaacaaactCTAACTGTGTTTGTAGAAGTATAGATTTTAGAATGACTAAATTGTGTAGCATTATAATTAGTGTGGAATGTTTTATTTGAGAATATTTAGGATGACTTTGTACTTCCATTTTCTTCCTAAcatttatatgcattgccttatatttttcttcttacttagttattgttgttcttataaTTTTCATAGATCTAAAGAGATCCGACATTGGGGAGGACAAAAGGGTTTTGATCAACCACCTAAATCGCGCCCCTTCTGGGCCTGGTGGTGATTGCTTATTTTCGGTAATATAATGCAAATCTATTTGCATCAAGATTTGAATTATCTAGATTCGAGTTCGAAATTTTATTACAATTTAGTGAATTTGTTGGATTTAAAATCTTTAATATATAGTTATTAACTGATTTTTAGTCAGCTAAACAAATTGAATTCACAAAAGTCTACATTGCGTATGCTACACCCACCCTAATGTGTTGTCCCAAATGAGATATTTTCCCTTCAACAAAGATTTGGAATTACTAACattattcaagtttttcattattcaatttcaattatatACCTTACCATATGTGTTTTTCTCCTTATATGtcaattataatattattgttGGCTGAAATtgtaatcaacaacaatatgCATTTTCATCTCATTTATTACTTAATCATGATAAAGTATATTAATTTGATGCAAACAATTTTTTACTAAAcaagattgtttttttttctgaaaatctTTTTTCATTTACGAGGAAAGGGAAAGTCCGAAAACCCCTaacaaggaaaagaaaaaaccaCTTAAATGAAAGAATTGATTGTATTTCGTCGTTCTTTTCACTATGCAATTACAATAACATTAATCCTAAAATACACAcaacaataaagtaaaataaaataatagacaaCATACTGAGGAAATTGTATCATAGGATTACACAATTACCATCTTGCTTAGTATTCTTTTTGCTAGTTGTATTCTCTAGCTTGTCATTTGCCTCAATTTCTATATTTGCAATTGTAGCCACATTTTGTCCAATTGGAGTAGTTGATTCAACTATAATTGGGTCAACCCAAATCAAACTCTCCATATAAGAAGTCACATAAGGAACTCCAATTCCATTTGCCCAAATCCCAAAATCTTCAAATTCTTCATTTTCATGATCATACAAAAACACATTTTTGTTTATGTACACAATTGCCTCTGCACCATAATCCAACACTCTCAAGGGTATTATAGGCCCGGACAACTCTTCATCCATCCTTGTCACGTATAACTTCATCCACGACTCTTCTATTCCGTATTCTTTCATTAACCAAATCTCGATATTTAAAACACTATTATCGACCGATGAAGTCGATTTTGCACAAACGGAGAGTGATCCATGCAACGAGCTTATACAATTGGCTTCCCGTTCTGTAGGGTTCGGGAGCCAAAATTCATGAAACACTTCTTTCGCCACGTCGAATGAAACGATCGGTAACCTTCTTGGACGAATTTTTCCGTATTCGCGCTGCGTAAGCCAATGGATGCACCCATTGAAGAAAATCGTGTCCCCTCGGACGTAATAATACTGTGAAGGAAAACAATCCCCGATTTTTTTCCAGGaatcatgatttaaactatACACCTCAACTTCTGACCAttgtttcttttcattttttaatctATTGTCAATGTAAGTAATTTTTACCATTTTGTGATCGCCACGACCATCGAAACCGAACCCGTAATTAGGCGCGTGCCTCTGACGTTCCGGGGAGAACCTTGAATTGGGCAACGCCCTATATTTCCTCATCGACGGGTTCCAtaaattgatttcttttttaCCGTGTAAGAAGTTAGTGAGGAAACAAATTAGTCCGTTACACGAACCCACCAATTCATAGGTACATTGCTTTGTGTTTGTTACGGGGAAGCCCGGATGAATTAGCTCGTCGCACGGGCTTCCCGCGTAACACCACGATCGAAGCCCCTCGTTGGGATATAATTGGTACACAATTTGGAAAAGACGCAAATTCTTGCTAACGATATCCATTTTCGTTCGATGTGTGTCGATGAAAATTGGATCGTCGATTAGAGTACGCCATGATTTACAAACGGATCGAAATCGAACGAGAGGTTTCACGGGTAAATGCAATAAAATCTTGTTTATGATTTGATCTGTGTATAATGATTTCTCCATCTAAATTTGCCACCTtcataaaagattttttttatcgtTGTCCCTTAAAAGTTATGGAATAATATGTATTCAGATGGTTCCTTCAGATTTAATGTCTCTATCAAAAAAACAATTCTTCATCGGATCGATACTAATTTATATGGTAGAATTTTTGGGGGAAAGAAGAAGATTAGTTAGATTATTATGAAATTCACATATGTAAAAAAGATGTGTGAGAAGAATATTGGTTTTGCTGAATTTTAGCTTTCTTTTGTTGAGTTTTAAGATAAGTTTTGAGCAAAATGTTTCTTGTTGATAATACTAACAATTATGTGAGGCTATCAAATTAATTTCTTGTTGTATGACAAATGTAAGGGAGATAATATTTTCAACATGAAATTGGCGAATTCATAATTGTACCAACAAAAAAAACTTTTGGAGGAAAATAAGCATTATTATTTGAAAAGGCTGCAAAGGAATAATATGATTTAaactgttttatttttaaattgggTTCGAGCTGTGGCAAGAGAGCGTTTTTTCTGTAAAAAAAATCCTATGCaagaatttaaattaattaggtCAATAAGTTTCGAATATTcaaatagttattattttttaaggatTTTAATATTTCTATTCATGCTAAAACAATCTCCCGCCTAGCCGCTCGAACCATATTCCTTTATAAACTTCATTGATatttaacaacaacaataacaacatacccaatgcaATCCCAAATTAGGAATTTGAGGAAGATAGAATGTATGTAGATCTTATCCTACTTCGTGGAGATAGAAATAGTAGTGTTTTCAAAAGGCTCTCGACTCAAATAACCATATTAAAATAGTtcgaaaaggaaaaatataaaaacaaagagAACATAACAAATATAGAGGAAAACATTACAAAGCATTGAGAAAAAAAGGAATAGTAACAATAGTTTGATTATATACAAATTATACTTACTAAactttacataaaaaattaaatataagcTCACCATAAATGAAAATGAAGAGTGAAAGGAAACAAAAAATTGGTTGGCCAACCAACTAAAATGGGATCCTATGCATGACTTTTGACTAAATCCTCCCACAAAATTCTCCATTTTTCAACCACCACCACCTTCCcaaatgaacaaaaaaaaaaacactaatAAGGAAATGGAAAAAACTACTAAAACCAAAATCTTTTTCCTTTGTTATGTAAAATTGCTTTGAGGGAAaggaaaaaacataaaaaggttTGAAATGAGAAATGGATACAATAAATCCATTGAAAGACCAACCTCATTCAATTCCCTTGAGGAAGTTATTGCTTTGGGCTTTGTATGCACTTCTTCCTATAATTACTATTTTTCACTTAATTGCCTATCCTTTTCCCCTCTCACTTTCTCAATCTAAACAATCATTAGCCATCACCACCTCTTCTTCAACTCCATCAAAAGGTACAATACATAAAATCAAAGGTATTTTTGTACATCTATATATGTTTTTCGGATTTATACTGACGATATCTATTAGTTGAAAATATGTTTTAATCCTGTGAGCATTTTTAAGATAGATCATATGCTTTGTATGAGTCATTTAGACTTTCATAGATTTATATGTGTAGAAGATATACAAAATGTGTAATAGTAActtttatttgtatttgtattgtaTTGATTTTAAGATAAGTTTATATAGGTCCTATGCTTTTTGAGAGTCGTTTATATATCTTTTCAGAGATTTACACATAAGAAAAGTTCTAGTATAGTGGTATACCGAGTTCAAAAATGTTTTAGGTCACAAGTCCAAATCTTAGGTTTTacattactattatttttttgaaacctGGTATGAATTCTGGTTtcgccactatatatatatgtttttccCATAATTGTATGCACTTATATTGATAATGTTTTACATCAAAAGCTCATCCTTTTTGTGCAGAAATAGGAAATGCTAGTGTAGAAATTTCATGTGACTATAGCAATGGCAATTGGGTTCACGACAAGTTAGGCCCTTTGTACACAAAATGTGACACTATCAAAGAGGGACAAAATTGCATAACACATGGAAGACCTGATAATGACTATCTTTATTGGAGATGGAAGCCAAAAAATTGTCAACTTCCAAgatttgatccaaaaaaatttcTTCAACTATTTAAAAACAAGAATTTAGCATTTGTTGGTGATTCACTAGCTAGAAATCAATTGGAATCATTACTTTGTATGTTATCCACTTTTAGTCCTCACGACTTAGTTTTTAGTCATGGTGAGGAAAATAAGTTTAGGAAATGGTATTTTCCTTCACATAATGTGAATGTATCAATATATTGGTCACCTTTTCTTGTTAAAGGGGTTGAAAAATCAGACAAGACATACTATAACACACTGTTTTTGGACTCTGTTGATGAGAAATGGGCTATTGATTTAGGACAAATGGATTTGGTTGTGTTTTCATTTGGACATTGGTACTTGCATTCAGCTGTTTATTATTATGGTGACAAAGTGCTAGGTTGTCATTCTTGTTCTGGTTTGAATTACACTGAGGTtggattttatgatgtttatggcAAGGCATTTGAGACAACTTTTAAGACAATAATTGATAGGAGGGGAGGCAAAAACAAAAATGCTGGAATACTTGATGTGATTGTGACAACATTTTCACCAGCACATTTTGAAGGTGAATGGGACAAGTATGGGGCATGTTCTAAGACAAAGCCTTATGATGCAAAGGAGAAAGAGAAGCTTGAATGGATGGACGCGGAGATGAGGGAAACATCGATAAAACAAGTGAACATTGCGAAAAAGGAAGCTGCTCATGGGAAGAACGTGAGGTTTGAGGTTGTGGATGTGACTAAGTTGGCGTATTTGAGACCGGATGGTCATCCGGGACCTTATATGCATCCTTTTCCATTTGCTAACAGGATTGAGGAACGCGTACAGAATGATTGTGTTCATTGGTGTTTGCCAGGGCCTATCGATACGTGGAACGAGATTTTGATGCAAAtgatcaagaaaatggacaGCCCAATTTAGTGAAGAAAGTTTACTTTTACTAGTCACTATGTATGATGATTTTTTCAGATTCTTGTCCATTGGGGATTTTTTTTGTTCCCATGGAGAGCCAAAGAAAGAAATTCAGATTTGTGCCACGTAGGGTTCATAAAAGGAGAAATGCACGCTACCAAGAGTTTCTCCATTTCTGTGAGCTAAAACTCGAGATTTTTGGTTAAGAGTTGAGAGATCTCCTCTTATCCATTCCACTATATCCCTAGGTGGTTCGtgtaattctttttttattgcTTGGACAGAATAATGTGAAAGAATAGAAGatttagattttgaagaaatgtAGAATCTAGagattttctttatattatgatttGCTTGATATGGAACTTCCAGATTTGTAACTAATTCATGTCATTGTAACTATTAGTTGGTCACATTTTAATACCATCATGTTAAAGTTATACATTATTGTTTAAATTGTTAGACCAATctaaatttatcaaattttcaAACATAAGTGTCAAAAGTTTGGCATTATATGTCTAAACTTcacataaaaatatatgaagTTTGCTTGCTTCCAAACGTACTTGTAGTTAGACTTTGACAATCCAaactttatatatgtatatctaaACTCCAGTCTCATGCGTGTGAAGTATGGTCGTTTAAAATCGAACAAAATTGATTAGTCGAATCGAAAAGAAGTTATTGATTTATCGATAATAGGTTATTGGTTCAATAattttgataatgatttaattttttttaattatcgaATTATCGGTTCTTAATGATCTGAGGTTTTATCTTAAAGGGTACTGATAATCTACCATTCGGTAGATAAAGTCCTTGACTTAAGACTTAGTTTCATACTTTTGTTTCTGGATGTCTCAAACTCTCGATTATTCTACAATGTgttagtgttttttttttcaagatgCAATCTGTCAACTTATATGCATGATTCATTTAGTTTGTTATTTTGTTTCTCAGtgaatttcaatgattttttttttgtgtgtcaAAAGTATTAACGATTAAACCGATAATTAAATTGATAACGATTAAGAATAGATAAACCgataaaatcaatattttaataattttataaggCTTTAATATGTCTACGAATTGATAAGCCATAAAGTCAAACCCAATCGATACAAAGTTGTGAAGTTGATTTAAAGGGGCTAAAATTAGAAACTTTGGCTATGCCTTAAATGACTCCTAAAAGTGGGTATTTGTGCACTTCATACCCcttttctttcataaaaatcctcttttttttctacaaaCTCTCTTCGCACTTTGTTCTTCAAGCTGTCCAAGATTTGGCGCAATTTCATCAATTAATTGAAGGTAATGTCATTTTCATTTCTGCATATATATTAGCTAAACACAATGATTTTGAATTAAGTTACCccatttttgttgattttccaAAATTAGGGTTCTAATTTTTGGTGTagtattttgatttttcttcattttaatgTTATTGAAGCTTCTAATCTTTGAACTGTTCATATATTTATGCAGCGAAGATTCTTGATTTGTCTGGAAACACAATAGGAGGAATTAATTttagctttttttttttactcaaaGATTGGATTTTTAAGGCAAAAGGGAAGAAGAATCCAGTGTAACATTCTTAACTATACTAGTCTCGAGCTGGAATTAAAGTATTTTACTTTTTGTTCCGTAATAAGTGGCTCCAAAGTAAATAATTTTACGTACTGCGTCCGGCCTTCCCTGGAGCTTTAGTGCACGGGGCTTTCCTTTTTGTGTTCTTACTTTGGTAACGTTTCTTTTGAAAAGAGGGTCTATGATAAACAACATCTCTAcccacaaaggtaggggtaagttGTGTGTATGTCCTACCTCCTGGACTTGCTTGTGGGTGATTACACTAGGGTTGTTGTTATGCTCAGCTCAACAATGGAGAGAAAAGGAATACTCCatctgtttcaatttatttgttggttttgacttgacatagagttgtaagaaaaaaaaagaaaactattGAATTTTGTGCTTTTAAACATGTATTGTGAAAGTTAGAATTATAGAGgattctttttgaaatggacTATAAATGCACCGCATTCAATTGAGCCTTGTGGTCTGGCCCTTTTCTGGACCTCACACATAGGGGAGGTTTAATGCACTTGGCTGCCCTTTTTATGTTCTTGCTTCGATAATATGTTTTTTGATTCGAGTTGagggtctattggaaacaacATCTCTACCTCACAAAGATAGGGGTAAAGTCTGCcaacatcctaccctccccagaaTCACTTGTTGGATTACACtaggtttgttgttgttatgctGCTCAACAATGGGAGAAAAggaatactccctccgtttcaatttatttgtatgGTTTTAACTTGACACGGAGTTTAAGATagtaaagaagacttttgagTTTTGTGGTTTTAAACTAAAGGTATATAGAATGTACCAAAAAATGCCATCTTGTgattttaaacatgtcatgtggaaAGTTAGAACTAAGGAGTTgctaaaaaaaggaaagaggcattctttttgaaatggacTAAATAGGAAAGTaagataaacaaattgaaattgaGGGAGTATATTGTCTGAAAATAGAACAGAACATGGAGTTGTTGTTGGCTGTGTTTTGTATGATTGAAGTCATTTTCTAGAATGATTGATTTTTCTAGTGATTGGGTACCAGAGAatgtttttcttcaaaaaggGAAACGAGTCTCCCGATCAAAAGTATTTTCCGTACAGCTAACGTAACTTTTAGCTTCATGTTTCGTGATCCAACTAACACTTGTTAACACATGTTTCATGTTACAAAATTTGGGGACGTTATGTATATACATGCATGCATGGTTCTGTtgagttaaaaaaattaaagaaagttTTTTTGTGTTTCTTACTTTTTAGTTTTACAGGAATGCGTCAAGTCTGAGGGAAGTCCCATGTAATGAATAGCTTGTTTCATGCATGTTCTCTTGCAATATTGACAAGCACGACATATCTGCCTTGAAGAGTTCAATTTCTGGAATTCTGGTGCTATCTTGGAGGATGAGCTTTTGCACATGCTTGAATTAGAAAGTTGATTTTGACTTGTTTCTGGACAGAATTAGCATCTAACAAGTGTAGTGGTGATAGTTCTCTTTCACGGAAGTTTGATCCTATTCCAATAATGAAGGAAGAGAGAGATGGTTTCTTTGTTGTTAAGAAAGGAGATCTTGTTGGAGTCTACAGAAACTTGGGTGATTGCCAGACTCAAGTCGGATCCTCGGTAACTATTGGAGGAATTTTAATCTGTAAATTGTGTGTATGCACACACacatgtgtgtgtgtgtgtttatatatacacaaaGCTAGATATATGTATGCACAACTGTGAACTTTCTCCTTTTTTTGCCTTTGGTGGCTTGAACTCCCAATCTATTGGTTGGCACTGGAGTACTCTTGCCACTGGATCAACTTCGCTTGTCAATTTGTAGTCTAGATATATAGACAAATGCTACACCGCATTTATCTTATATGCTTTTTTTCCTGATGAATATATCAGTGTAGTCAAAGGCGCGCTTTAAGCGCGCTTATGCCCTGAAGCGAGGCTCAGAACGTGTTGAGCGCTTCGCCTCGCTTTATGTGCGCTTCAGTgtcgtcatcaaggttctaagacaaacttttccttgccaatgagctTCTTCTTAAgaagtgacactaaacaattgatatttcactttattataatttgttttcaatttcttcagtCATATATTAGTcatgcatgtttataattattagtcttggactaaacatatatatttgtatttttttctccctttgcgccttttttcattaaagcccacgCTTTATTTGCGTTTTGTGCTTAAAGCCCCAACGGACCTTAAGAGTTTTTTTGCgcttttcgcctttgataacactggaATATATGCAGATTATCTCATTTCTTAGGTCGACTGGAAGCTGGTGCATAATTTCTCTGCATGTTTCAGTATTTCCCTAATGCTTTCCTTTTATCAATAAAACTATTTGgcacaaaaaggaaaaatatttgattagCTTCAGCTTGTTTTTTCTGAATCAATGATAAAGTTAGAGTAGTGTAGGAATTTCTCTTATGGAATAGGTGTGGTAAAGGCAATCCTGTTATCTATGTCCATCAATGGTTATATCAAACTTGCAGTGCGTTAATCGGTTTCCCCCCCGCCCATTGCTTTGACAGATATGTGATCCTCCCGTTAGTGTGTATAAGGGCTACTCCATGCCAAAGGACACAGAGGAATATCTTCTATCTTGTGGGCTTAAAAATGCACTTTATTCTATCAGAGCGGCAGATCTGACTGAAGGTCTCTTTGGGGCTCTAGTGCCATGCCCTTTTCAGGTAAGACATTTATTAAATTGTGCTCAAAAATTGTCTGTTTGTCTTTTATGATTGAAGTATTTCATCTCAGAACTTTTGGACAAAGGCAATCCTTGTTCACAGTGTCTTTTCCAGGATGACACACAAGACTTccgaaaaaaagaaaaggaacaaaGAAGGATAGTGTTAAAATTTGTCTGTGTGATCTAAATTTTGACTTATGGATCATGTTGTGAGTTTGCTGTAAGACAAATCTGAACATGTGTGTTCCTTTCTAAAACTACTAGATTATTAATAACTCTCCCTTCCACTTATTATATACTTCACACCACCCAAGAAAGAATCCTAAACTAGAGGTAAAACCAAAAGTGAATAGATGGAATTCGGATGTATTGATTGCAATTCATCTTTAGAAGTAAAGCCATGATATCCCCATCTGATTTTGTCGCATTAAGACAAAAGTTGAAGTTGAGTGCTTGATTTCATTCGCAGAATTCGTGAAGTCCTGCCTTGATGTTTACATTAGGAGAATACTTTTAACTTTAAAACTCGACTTCTGCCTTTATGATATAGAAAGGATGAAGACTTATTACCTCAGTCCTCACAGATCCCTTATTAAGGAAAAGATTACAAATTTTGTGCTGATCCCTTACCATGTGAACAAATGATAAAGGAGAAAGTGTGCTTCTTTAAATTACATTATACATGGGACACATACCACATAGCTATTCTTCTACATAGTCAATATTATCAAAGATGATCTCTAAATGCAGCCGATTCAGTTATTTATTTTGTACTCAATATAAGTTAAATTTCCTATTTCCTTATTGATGTGAATACTCCTGTTTTCAGTATTACTTATAAAAATTGCTGAAAGATGCTTACGTCTCATCTTTTGAACCAGTCATTGTCATACAAATTTATCAGCACTAATTCTTTTGCAGCACCAATCTTCTTCCAAAAGTGGATCGTCTGAGCATACACCGAAGAAGAGGTCACAGGAAGCAATGTGGTCAGAATATGCGGTAAGTTAGGGCTATATTAGGTTATTGTGTAAGTCGGTCAGTGTTTGCAGCAGTTGCTTTTGAAGtatatctcattcttcttctACAGTGAGAGCTAACTTAATGTGTCTACAGTTTTTGGTTATCTGACGAAGTGAGTGCATTCTTCTATTTGCACCTCTCTGGATATAGAAGCATGATTTATAACAGTAGGGGCTTGTTTGCTGAATTTCCTTAAGATGCCATAATAAATTGTCTTACAACATACACGAGAAAGCTACTTGTTCAGCTGGAAGACATTTTCCTTTACTAAAGTAGAGCTACTTGGAATTTGAAGACTTAATTCTAATCCACTGTGAGCGAACTATCACTATTTTTCTATTATGCCTGGGTAGCccttttttaaagaaaatggtTATGTAAGGAGATTAAAATTCTCCCATACGATTCCTGTTAATGAGTTAAATCTATTAAAACAGAATACTATTAGCTTGTTAATGGTTTCCGCAGCTGTTTTAGTAATATCTCGATATAGCCGTAGCAGTTGTAGTTGTTGAAAAGTCTCCGCAGCTATTTTATAGTTGTGtataaataaaactaaaaataaaaataggtcATAGTGGGCCATTTATAAGAACAGTAGATTGCCAACATGTTTCCTTAGTTTTGTGTTTTTCATTGGCTATTAGTGATAGCTTATGGGGCTTCGTTGGGCTGTTAATAGATCATACTAGCTCCTTacgaaatattaaaaaataaaagtagtatttccataaaataaaaataggtcATTCTGGGTGACTTATAAAAGAATGGGTTGCCACCAAGGTTTTGCAGCTGTTGTTATCTTtgcttttttctatttcttaatGAACTCATGTAAGGTATTGGACTTTATAAGATTTAACTTCATAACAAAAGACGATATAGTTCTGAGAATCTATTCAT
This window encodes:
- the LOC129885227 gene encoding xyloglucan O-acetyltransferase 1 isoform X2 — protein: MDTINPLKDQPHSIPLRKLLLWALYALLPIITIFHLIAYPFPLSLSQSKQSLAITTSSSTPSKEIGNASVEISCDYSNGNWVHDKLGPLYTKCDTIKEGQNCITHGRPDNDYLYWRWKPKNCQLPRFDPKKFLQLFKNKNLAFVGDSLARNQLESLLCMLSTFSPHDLVFSHGEENKFRKWYFPSHNVNVSIYWSPFLVKGVEKSDKTYYNTLFLDSVDEKWAIDLGQMDLVVFSFGHWYLHSAVYYYGDKVLGCHSCSGLNYTEVGFYDVYGKAFETTFKTIIDRRGGKNKNAGILDVIVTTFSPAHFEGEWDKYGACSKTKPYDAKEKEKLEWMDAEMRETSIKQVNIAKKEAAHGKNVRFEVVDVTKLAYLRPDGHPGPYMHPFPFANRIEERVQNDCVHWCLPGPIDTWNEILMQMIKKMDSPI
- the LOC129885226 gene encoding F-box/kelch-repeat protein At3g23880-like, producing the protein MEKSLYTDQIINKILLHLPVKPLVRFRSVCKSWRTLIDDPIFIDTHRTKMDIVSKNLRLFQIVYQLYPNEGLRSWCYAGSPCDELIHPGFPVTNTKQCTYELVGSCNGLICFLTNFLHGKKEINLWNPSMRKYRALPNSRFSPERQRHAPNYGFGFDGRGDHKMVKITYIDNRLKNEKKQWSEVEVYSLNHDSWKKIGDCFPSQYYYVRGDTIFFNGCIHWLTQREYGKIRPRRLPIVSFDVAKEVFHEFWLPNPTEREANCISSLHGSLSVCAKSTSSVDNSVLNIEIWLMKEYGIEESWMKLYVTRMDEELSGPIIPLRVLDYGAEAIVYINKNVFLYDHENEEFEDFGIWANGIGVPYVTSYMESLIWVDPIIVESTTPIGQNVATIANIEIEANDKLENTTSKKNTKQDGNCVIL
- the LOC129885227 gene encoding xyloglucan O-acetyltransferase 1 isoform X1, whose protein sequence is MDTINPLKDQPHSIPLRKLLLWALYALLPIITIFHLIAYPFPLSLSQSKQSLAITTSSSTPSKGTIHKIKEIGNASVEISCDYSNGNWVHDKLGPLYTKCDTIKEGQNCITHGRPDNDYLYWRWKPKNCQLPRFDPKKFLQLFKNKNLAFVGDSLARNQLESLLCMLSTFSPHDLVFSHGEENKFRKWYFPSHNVNVSIYWSPFLVKGVEKSDKTYYNTLFLDSVDEKWAIDLGQMDLVVFSFGHWYLHSAVYYYGDKVLGCHSCSGLNYTEVGFYDVYGKAFETTFKTIIDRRGGKNKNAGILDVIVTTFSPAHFEGEWDKYGACSKTKPYDAKEKEKLEWMDAEMRETSIKQVNIAKKEAAHGKNVRFEVVDVTKLAYLRPDGHPGPYMHPFPFANRIEERVQNDCVHWCLPGPIDTWNEILMQMIKKMDSPI